In Melopsittacus undulatus isolate bMelUnd1 chromosome 6, bMelUnd1.mat.Z, whole genome shotgun sequence, the following proteins share a genomic window:
- the LOC101880839 gene encoding vesicle-associated membrane protein 2, with product MSAPAPTQGPTSAGAGGPPPATKRLQQTQAQVDEVVDIMRMNVDKVLERDQMLSELDNRADALQAGASQFETSAAKLKRKYWWKNCKMMIILGIVCAVILIIIIIYFST from the exons GTCTGCTCCAGCTCCTACCCAAGGTCCCAccagtgctggggctggaggacCACCTCCTGCTACCAAACGGCTGCAGCAGACACAAGCCCAGGTGGATGAA GTGGTAGACATCATGAGAATGAACGTGGACAAGGTGCTAGAAAGAGACCAGATGCTATCAGAGCTTGACAACCGAGCTGATGCATTGCAAGCAGGTGCCTCACAGTTTGAAACCAGTGCAGccaaactgaagagaaaatactGGTGGAAAAATTGCAAG ATGATGATCATCCTTGGTATAGTATGCGCAGTCATTCTCATTATAATTATAA TTTATTTCTCCActtga